Proteins encoded within one genomic window of Amycolatopsis sp. 2-15:
- a CDS encoding LysR family transcriptional regulator — MDDGRAGKVTFADLELLLSFADTEHFGQTATELGVSVATVQRGIRALERKLEIRLVEQDGRRVRMLPAGHVLVREAHAVLRARSDAVGAALADAGEPQRLLRIAHTYSLGLGFVPGVLADLLAERPELRLRCTQSPATGVVEMLLRGDADAGFSSVAPTETDLVVEPLFTESLLLAVPIGDALAGRERVSLREVSERPFVAMEPGSSSRTHMVNACARAGFVPWITVEGNDLFVVESMVGAGIGVSVVPEGMNDHQHPRITRVPIDDPSFSGRTIFLAWHRSSTVADSVQTLARLARAHGKRMSRPLRRVQ; from the coding sequence GTGGACGACGGACGCGCCGGCAAGGTCACTTTCGCGGACCTGGAGCTGCTGTTGAGCTTCGCCGACACCGAGCACTTCGGGCAGACCGCCACGGAGCTCGGCGTGAGCGTGGCGACGGTCCAGCGCGGGATCCGCGCGCTGGAGCGGAAGCTGGAGATCCGGTTGGTGGAGCAGGACGGCCGCCGCGTGCGGATGCTGCCGGCGGGGCACGTGCTGGTGCGCGAGGCCCACGCGGTGCTGCGCGCGCGATCCGACGCGGTCGGCGCGGCGCTCGCGGACGCCGGGGAGCCGCAACGGCTCCTCCGGATCGCGCACACGTATTCGCTCGGACTGGGGTTCGTGCCGGGTGTGCTGGCCGACCTGCTCGCCGAACGCCCCGAGCTGCGCCTGCGCTGCACGCAGAGCCCGGCCACGGGCGTCGTCGAGATGCTGCTGCGCGGCGACGCCGACGCCGGCTTCTCGTCGGTGGCGCCGACCGAGACGGACCTCGTGGTGGAGCCGCTGTTCACCGAGTCGCTGCTGCTGGCCGTGCCGATCGGCGACGCGCTCGCCGGGCGCGAGCGCGTGTCGCTGCGGGAGGTGAGCGAGCGGCCGTTCGTCGCGATGGAACCGGGGTCCAGCAGCCGCACGCACATGGTCAACGCGTGCGCACGGGCCGGGTTCGTCCCGTGGATCACGGTGGAGGGCAACGATCTGTTCGTCGTCGAGTCCATGGTCGGCGCGGGGATCGGCGTATCGGTGGTGCCGGAGGGCATGAACGACCACCAGCACCCCCGCATCACCCGCGTCCCCATCGACGACCCGTCCTTCTCCGGCCGCACGATCTTCCTGGCGTGGCACCGCAGCTCCACCGTCGCCGACAGCGTGCAGACCCTCGCGCGCCTCGCCCGCGCCCACGGCAAACGCATGTCCCGACCGTTGCGCCGGGTGCAATGA
- a CDS encoding MFS transporter — MTLPIRLGHLPWTRYHRKVAGTLALCFAFELADINSFAYVAPAVHHALHLGLREISVGTASGFLGMFAGGRVAERAGRKRALRACVLWFSVCSLATAGAFDPISLLAARFLTGCGLGAMTVVAVTYLTELIPGNQRGQVQAGTLALGLRGIPAMAFFARAVIGLGPQSWRLVVVFGALGVVPLVITRWLPESPAWQRVPETPLRLFRGGFARRTTMLAGVWIFLTTSYYGFASFAPALLHERGFTVTHSVG, encoded by the coding sequence GTGACGCTGCCCATCCGGCTCGGCCACCTCCCCTGGACGCGCTACCACCGAAAAGTGGCCGGCACGCTCGCGCTCTGCTTCGCGTTCGAGCTGGCCGACATCAACTCCTTCGCCTACGTCGCCCCGGCCGTCCACCACGCGCTCCACCTCGGGCTGCGCGAGATCTCCGTCGGGACGGCCTCGGGGTTCCTCGGCATGTTCGCCGGCGGCCGGGTGGCCGAACGAGCCGGCCGCAAGCGCGCGCTGCGCGCCTGCGTGCTGTGGTTCTCCGTCTGCTCACTGGCCACCGCGGGCGCCTTCGACCCGATCAGCCTGCTGGCCGCCCGCTTTCTCACCGGCTGCGGGCTCGGCGCGATGACCGTCGTCGCGGTCACCTACCTCACGGAGCTCATCCCCGGGAACCAGCGCGGCCAGGTGCAGGCCGGCACGCTCGCACTGGGACTGCGCGGCATCCCGGCCATGGCGTTCTTCGCGAGAGCCGTGATCGGGCTGGGCCCGCAGAGCTGGCGGCTCGTGGTCGTCTTCGGCGCGCTCGGCGTCGTCCCCTTGGTGATCACCCGATGGCTGCCGGAATCACCGGCGTGGCAGCGCGTCCCCGAAACACCGCTCCGGCTCTTCCGCGGCGGCTTCGCCCGCCGCACGACCATGCTGGCCGGCGTCTGGATCTTCCTCACCACCAGCTACTACGGGTTCGCCTCGTTCGCGCCGGCCCTGTTGCACGAGCGCGGTTTCACCGTCACCCACAGCGTCGGCTAA
- a CDS encoding MFS transporter — protein MTTLGAVPGALLAWPVADRFGLRGPVTVFSVLFAGAGIAYGLTFAPAAIVVFGFLVAALNQTLVALLCSHTPRLFPAEIRARATGFCSGAGRLANAFGPLLIGQISLSLGYTAVFVFVGACGAAVVVVVLALAPRPPALKPPAPKHLAPQHSAEPVLVTRPSLR, from the coding sequence CTGACCACCCTCGGCGCGGTCCCCGGCGCGCTCCTCGCCTGGCCCGTCGCCGACCGCTTCGGCCTGCGCGGCCCCGTCACGGTGTTCAGCGTGCTGTTCGCCGGCGCGGGTATCGCGTATGGACTGACGTTCGCGCCCGCCGCCATCGTGGTCTTCGGCTTCCTCGTGGCCGCGCTGAACCAGACGCTCGTCGCGCTCCTCTGCTCCCACACCCCGCGCCTGTTCCCCGCGGAGATCCGCGCGAGGGCCACCGGCTTCTGCTCCGGCGCCGGGCGCCTCGCCAACGCGTTCGGCCCGCTGTTGATCGGCCAGATCTCCCTGTCGCTGGGCTACACGGCCGTGTTCGTCTTCGTCGGCGCGTGCGGCGCCGCGGTCGTGGTGGTCGTGCTGGCCCTGGCCCCGCGACCGCCGGCCCTGAAACCGCCGGCCCCGAAGCACCTGGCCCCACAACACAGTGCCGAACCGGTGCTCGTCACACGCCCCAGTCTGCGATGA
- a CDS encoding CaiB/BaiF CoA transferase family protein, whose product MAGPLSGLKVVELAGIGPGPHACMVLADLGADVVRVERPSGSLDLTGGKADPLLRGRRSVAADLKTPEGRDLVLRLAAKADVLVEGLRPGVTERLGVGPADCHALNPRLVYGRMTGWGQEGPLAQRAGHDINYIGLVGVLNAIGRAGERPVPPLNLVGDFGGGSMFLLVGVLSALWERERTGLGQVVDAAMVDGTSVLALMVWSLRGLGVWSDERGVNLLDGGAPFYDTYVCADGRYVAVGALEPQFYAALLAGLGLASADLPPQLEKTSWPTLRAEFTKAFLSRTRDEWAEVFGGVDACVTPVLEPDEVAAHPHIAARAGLVELDGILQPAPAPRFSRTAPDLPSSPPKPGADTEAVIADWGV is encoded by the coding sequence GTGGCGGGACCGCTGAGCGGACTGAAGGTCGTGGAGCTGGCCGGGATCGGCCCGGGCCCGCACGCGTGCATGGTGCTCGCAGACCTGGGGGCCGACGTCGTGCGCGTGGAGCGTCCCTCGGGCTCGCTCGACCTCACCGGCGGCAAGGCGGATCCGTTGCTGCGCGGCCGGCGTTCCGTCGCGGCCGACCTGAAGACGCCCGAAGGCCGCGACCTCGTGCTGCGGCTCGCGGCGAAGGCCGACGTGCTCGTGGAAGGCCTGCGTCCGGGCGTCACCGAGCGCCTCGGCGTCGGCCCGGCCGACTGCCACGCGCTCAACCCGCGGCTGGTCTACGGCCGGATGACCGGCTGGGGCCAGGAGGGTCCGCTCGCGCAGCGCGCCGGGCACGACATCAACTACATCGGGCTCGTCGGCGTGCTCAATGCGATCGGCCGCGCGGGCGAGCGGCCGGTGCCGCCGCTCAACCTCGTGGGCGACTTCGGCGGCGGGTCGATGTTCCTGCTCGTCGGCGTGCTTTCCGCGCTGTGGGAACGCGAACGCACGGGCCTGGGCCAGGTCGTGGACGCCGCGATGGTCGACGGCACGAGCGTGCTCGCGCTGATGGTGTGGTCGTTGCGCGGTCTCGGTGTGTGGTCCGACGAGCGCGGCGTGAACCTCCTCGACGGCGGCGCGCCCTTCTACGACACGTACGTGTGCGCGGACGGCCGCTACGTCGCCGTCGGCGCGCTGGAGCCGCAGTTCTACGCGGCGCTGCTCGCCGGGCTCGGCCTGGCGTCCGCGGATCTCCCGCCGCAGCTGGAGAAAACGAGCTGGCCGACGCTGCGGGCCGAGTTCACCAAGGCGTTCCTCTCGCGCACCCGCGACGAGTGGGCCGAGGTGTTCGGCGGCGTCGACGCGTGCGTCACCCCGGTGCTGGAACCGGACGAGGTCGCGGCGCACCCGCACATCGCGGCCCGCGCGGGCCTGGTCGAGCTCGACGGGATCCTGCAGCCCGCTCCGGCGCCGCGGTTTTCGCGGACGGCACCGGATCTGCCGTCTTCGCCGCCGAAGCCGGGCGCCGACACGGAAGCGGTCATCGCAGACTGGGGCGTGTGA
- a CDS encoding MarR family winged helix-turn-helix transcriptional regulator, with protein sequence MTSRMDESVFHALRRAMQEHGARWQAKLPGLTKPQYAVLVAISETPGLDQGAAGQRAATDKATLANLLLRLEERGLITRTVGTDRRRRELRLTPAGEELLATAMPVVDRVNESMLAPLDDDERRQLVALLTKLAL encoded by the coding sequence ATGACGAGCCGGATGGACGAGTCGGTCTTCCACGCGCTGCGGCGCGCGATGCAGGAGCACGGCGCCCGTTGGCAGGCGAAGCTGCCAGGGCTCACGAAGCCGCAGTACGCCGTGCTGGTGGCGATCTCGGAGACGCCGGGCCTTGATCAGGGCGCCGCGGGGCAACGGGCGGCGACCGACAAGGCGACGCTCGCGAACCTGCTGCTGCGCCTGGAAGAACGCGGGTTGATCACGCGCACGGTGGGCACCGACCGGCGCCGCCGCGAGCTGCGGCTCACGCCGGCGGGGGAGGAGCTGCTCGCCACGGCGATGCCCGTCGTCGATCGGGTGAACGAGTCGATGCTCGCGCCGCTCGACGACGACGAACGGCGCCAGCTGGTGGCGCTGCTCACCAAACTGGCGCTATGA